One stretch of Pecten maximus unplaced genomic scaffold, xPecMax1.1, whole genome shotgun sequence DNA includes these proteins:
- the LOC117319649 gene encoding ras-like protein 1, producing the protein SCLLDILDTAGQEEYSAARDEYTRTGNAFLLVYSITDRSSFEEAEAIYEMIMIIKQENHVPAVLCGNKLDLDATRDVSHDEGKVLAQTLGIPFMETSAKDGTNITQVFEVLVKEVPRLQPSYKVVILGSGAVGKSAVTLRYTTNKFVDCYDPTIEDFYRKNVTIPGLRERHRESSMYGMRLGN; encoded by the exons TCATGCCTGCTGGACATCCTGGACACAGCCGGTCAAGAGGAATATTCTGCGGCTAGGGATGAGTACACACGTACTGGGAATGCGTTTCTCCTGGTGTATAGTATAACTGACCGGTCAAGCTTTGAAGAGGCAGAGGCGATATAtgaaatgataatgataatcaAACAAGAAAACCATGTTCCAGCG GTTTTGTGTGGCAACAAACTTGATCTCGATGCAACACGAGATGTCTCACATGACGAAGGCAAAGTATTGGCACAGACATTAGGGATTCCCTTCATGGAGACTTCCGCCAAAGATGGGACAAATATCACACAGGTTTTTGAAGTACTAGTGAAAGAAGTTCCCAGATTGCAGCCCTCATACAAG GTGGTCATCCTGGGGAGTGGAGCAGTTGGAAAATCAGCGGTCACCCTGCGTTATACCACCAATAAATTTGTTGATTGTTATGACCCAACTATCGAGGACTTCTACAGAAAAAATGTCACAATTCCTGGCCTAAGAGAAAGACATCGGGAATCCAGTATGTATGGCATGCGATTAGGGAATTAG